A genomic segment from Lignipirellula cremea encodes:
- a CDS encoding protein-glutamate methylesterase/protein-glutamine glutaminase, producing the protein MTTKSIRVLVVDDSAVLRARICDILAMEPGLEVVGTACDGLDALRKLEVLQPDLMTLDVQMPRMDGLATVDAVLSKRSIPIIMVSSLTHRAASTTLDALERGAMDYIAKPDGSGASVEFAEQLVHKIRVMANVDVQRVLQFRRAKAARMAASRSAALSNPADTESTEKYPTQCIALGVSTGGPPALASMFQDLQAPLPPLVIVQHMPANFTGPFAARLDSLSKLSVKEAQHGDRLRANHAYIAPGGKHLRLKRQGDYTVVSITDGEPVSSHKPSIDLMMQDAAAIFGLGCLGVLMTGMGSDGVAGCRAIREAGGYVLGQDEASSDVYGMNKAAFVQGQVDSQFAVEYLPQILAQQCRRIGVAQQASGAVGVR; encoded by the coding sequence ATGACAACGAAATCCATTCGCGTGCTGGTCGTCGATGACTCGGCTGTGCTGCGCGCTCGTATCTGTGACATCCTTGCGATGGAGCCTGGCCTGGAAGTTGTCGGAACGGCCTGTGATGGTCTGGATGCGCTGCGGAAGCTTGAAGTTCTGCAGCCTGACCTGATGACGCTCGACGTGCAGATGCCGCGGATGGACGGTCTGGCGACGGTCGACGCAGTTCTGAGCAAACGCTCGATTCCCATCATTATGGTGAGCTCCCTGACCCATCGCGCCGCCAGCACCACTTTGGATGCGCTAGAGCGAGGAGCGATGGATTACATCGCCAAGCCCGACGGCAGCGGCGCCTCGGTCGAATTTGCGGAGCAGCTGGTTCACAAGATCCGTGTCATGGCGAATGTCGATGTGCAACGCGTCCTGCAGTTTCGCCGCGCGAAAGCTGCAAGGATGGCGGCCAGTCGGAGTGCGGCCCTGTCAAACCCGGCCGACACGGAGTCGACAGAAAAGTATCCCACCCAGTGTATCGCACTTGGGGTTTCCACCGGCGGACCGCCTGCCCTGGCCAGCATGTTTCAGGACCTGCAGGCTCCCCTGCCGCCGCTGGTGATTGTCCAGCACATGCCGGCGAACTTTACGGGGCCGTTTGCCGCACGGTTGGATTCCTTGTCGAAGCTGAGCGTCAAAGAGGCCCAGCACGGCGACCGCCTGCGGGCCAATCATGCGTATATCGCTCCTGGCGGAAAACATTTGCGACTGAAGCGGCAAGGGGACTATACGGTGGTTTCGATTACGGACGGGGAACCGGTCAGCAGCCACAAGCCTTCGATCGATCTGATGATGCAGGACGCCGCAGCGATCTTCGGGCTGGGGTGCCTGGGCGTGCTGATGACGGGCATGGGATCCGACGGCGTGGCCGGTTGCCGCGCCATCCGCGAGGCGGGCGGATACGTGCTGGGACAGGATGAAGCCAGCTCCGATGTCTATGGAATGAACAAGGCCGCCTTCGTGCAGGGGCAGGTCGACTCACAATTTGCCGTGGAATATTTACCGCAAATTCTTGCGCAACAGTGCCGGCGAATCGGTGTTGCGCAACAGGCTTCGGGCGCCGTTGGCGTTCGATAA
- a CDS encoding response regulator — MSARFLIADDSGTMRKIIIRSLNALGVTDIVEAADGEQAIALFAKQPFDMVLTDWNMPGKSGLEVVQAIRTAGSKIPVMLITTEGEKSRVVQAIQAGVTDYVVKPFDSEKLRAKIDKHLSQLADA, encoded by the coding sequence ATGAGCGCCAGATTTTTGATAGCCGATGACTCCGGAACCATGCGAAAGATTATTATTCGCTCGCTCAATGCGCTGGGCGTAACGGATATTGTCGAAGCGGCCGACGGCGAACAGGCCATTGCCCTGTTTGCGAAACAGCCCTTTGATATGGTGCTGACCGACTGGAATATGCCAGGCAAGAGCGGACTCGAAGTCGTCCAGGCAATCCGTACCGCCGGATCCAAGATCCCGGTCATGTTGATTACCACCGAAGGAGAAAAATCGCGAGTCGTCCAGGCCATCCAGGCAGGGGTCACCGACTATGTCGTCAAGCCGTTTGACTCGGAGAAACTCCGCGCCAAGATTGACAAGCACCTTAGCCAGCTGGCTGACGCCTGA